The DNA region TTGCCGTAGATGCCGAACACGCCGCACTCTTCGCGCAGCTTGTCGTCGTCGAACGGATGCGTCGTCAGCATCACCAGAAGTCCTTCGTCCAAGAGGCGCCGGGGGCGCGTCAGCACATGCAACGAGAAAAAAGGTCCACAAACGTCGAAAGCGCCGAAACCGAGCGGTCAAGCTCAGCGGGCGTTGTTCTGCATCAGCCTTTCAAGGTCGGCGCGGTCGCGGTCCTTATAACCGGTATCGGGCGCCTGCGCACCCCCGGTCTTCGCGGAACTGGGAACCGGCGTCGACAGGCGGTCGAGCGCCTGCTTGGCCTCCATCGCCTGACGTGCGCGGTCGCGGGCGACATCCATCTGGCCGAGGCCTTCCCTGCGCAGGTTCTCCGGCACGAAGCCGTAGAGCGTCTCCGCCCCCTTCGCCAGGAACGGGCGGGTCTTCGCCTCCTGCAGCCAGACCGGCTGTTCGGCCGGGTTGGGCACCAGCCACAGGAAGAACAGGTAGGCGATCGACACCAGTACCGCGCCCTTCGCCAGGCCGAAGACGAAGCCCAGCGTGCGGTCCAGCGCCGACAGGCCGGAGGCCTGCACCCCGCGCGACAGGCTGCGGCCCAGCAGCGAAAGCACGATCAGCGAAACGATGAACACCCCGACCGCGGAGGCGGCGTAGGCCAGCATCTCGAACCGGATGTAGATCTGCGCATAGGGAAGGACATGGGGCAGCGCGTAGAGCGTGATCACCGCGGCGCCGGCCCAGGCGGCGACCGACACCACTTCGGCCACCATGCCGCGGCTGAAGGCGAGCAGTGCCGACAGAAGCAGAACGGCAATGACGACGATGTCCACCGGATTGACGGGAAGGTTGTCCATGACCCTGTGCCGATTATTGAAATGCCGTTCGAAGGGTGGCGTCAGATGAATTCGTCGTCGCGCCAGCGGCGCGTGTCGTTATCGTCGTGAGGCCGCCGCAAGGGAGGTCGTCCGGCAGAGCCCTGGGACTGGAACAGCGGCATCAGCTCGCCCAACTGCTGCAATTCCACCGTCTTCAGGCCGTTGTCGCCGCGGCTGCCCTTCTTGCCGGTCCGCCGCGCCGGGAAGATGGCGGAGGAGAAGCCGAGCTTCGCCGCCTCCTTCAGCCGGGTATCGCTCTGGCCGACGGCGCGGACCTCGCCGGACAGGCCGATCTCGCCGAACACCACCGCGTCGGCCGGAACCGGCTCGCCGGTCAGAGAGGAGACCAGGGCGGCGGCGACGGCAAGGTCGGCGGCCGGTTCGGTGATGCGCAGGCCGCCGGCGACATTCAGATAGACGTCGTTGGCGCCGATCTGCACGCCGCAGCGCGCCTCCAGCACCGCCAGCACCATGGCGAGCCGCGCCGAATCCCAGCCGACCACGGCGCGGCGCGGCGTGCCGAGCGGCGACGGGGCGACCAGCGCCTGCACCTCCACCAGAACCGGGCGGGTGCCCTCCATCCCGGCGAAGACGGCGGCGCCGGACACGTCGCCGCGCCTTTCGGCCAGGAACAGGGCCGACGGGTTGGCGACCTCCCCGAGGCCGCCGTCGCCCATCTCGAACACGCCGATCTCGTCGGTCGGGCCGAAGCGGTTCTTCACCGCGCGCAGGATGCGGAACTGGTGGCCGCGCTCGCCTTCGAAATAGAGGACGGTGTCCACCATGTGCTCCAGCACGCGGGGACCGGCGATCATGCCTTCCTTGGTCACATGGCCGACCAGCAGCAGGACGACGCCCCGCCGCTTCGCGACGCGGATCAGCTCCTGCGCGCTGGCGCGGACCTGGGCGACCGTGCCGGGGGCGCTGTCCAGATTGTCCATATACATGGTCTGGATCGAATCGATGACGATCACCTCCGGCCCCTTGGCGTCGTCCAGCGAGGCGACGATGTCGCGCACGCTGGTGGCCGAGGCCAGATCCACCGGCGCAGAGGCGCAGCCCAGGCGCTGGGCGCGCAGCCGCACCTGATCGACCGCCTCCTCGCCCGAGACGTAGGCGCAGCGATGGTCCTGCGCCAGCCGGGCCATGGCCTGGAGCAGAAGGGTCGATTTGCCGATGCCGGGATCGCCGCCGATCAGGATGGCCGAGCCGGGGACCAGCCCGCCGCCGCAGACGCGGTCGAACTCGGCGATGCCGGTCATGCGCCGCGGCGGCGCCTCGCTGCTGCCCTGAAGACCGACGAAGTCGATGCGGCGGCCACGGGCGGACCCGAGCCCCTTGGGCGCGCTGTCGGGCGCCGCCTCTTCGACGAGGCTGTTCCATTCGCCGCAAGCGTCGCACTTGCCCGCCCATTTCGGGAAGGAGGCACCGCAGGCCTGGCAGACAAATCGGGTGGTGGGCTTCGCCAAAGGTCTGGTAGTCCGATGGGGATAGGGCCCGCCACATATAGCAAGCCGTTCCGCCGAATCCTACGTTTGCAGGGGTGGAATGCAGGGGCTTTTTTCAGTCCGGGCGCATGATAGCCTGTTGCCCGGTTTTGCACGGGTCCATTTCCCAAGGCGGGAGAACGGATTCGAAGAGGAAACGAGGATTTAAGTGACGGATGACGGTCTGATGGACAAGGAAGGCAAGCGAATCGTCCTGCATGGCCCGGAAGGCTTCGCGGCGCTGCGGAAGGCCGGCCGGCTGGCGGCCGAGACGCTGGACTACATCACGCCCTTCGTGGTGCCGGGCGTCAGCACCGGCCGGCTCGACAAGCTGATCGAAGAGTTCCAGCGCGACCGCGGCGGCATTCCGGCGACGCTCGGCTATCACGGCTACCCGGCCTGCAGCTGCATCTCGCCCAACCATATCGTCAATCACGGCATCCCCAGCGACGAAAAGAAGCTGGTCGAAGGCGACATCGTCAACATCGACGTCACCGTGATCCTGGACGGCTGGTACGGCGACAGCAGCCGCATGTACTTCGTCGGCGAGAAGATCGGCGTCAAGGCCCGCAAGCTGGTCGATTTGACCTATCGCTGCATGATGGCCGGCATCGCCCAGGCCAAGCCGGGTAACCATCTGGGCGACATCGGCCATGCCATCCAGACGATGGCGGAGGCTGCGCGCTGCTCCGTCGTGCGCGACTTCGGCGGGCACGGCATCGGCCAGGTCTTCCACGACGCGCCGCACGTCGACCATTTCGGCAAGCCCGGCACCGGCGTGGAACTGCGTCCCGGAATGGTCTTCACGGTCGAACCGATGATCAATGCCGGCCGGCATGAGGTGAAGATCCTGTCCGACGGCTGGACGACGGTCACCCGCGACCGCTCGCTGTCGGCGCAGTTCGAGCACCAGATCGGCATCACCGAGGACGGGTGCGAGATCTTCACCCTCTCCCCCGCCGGCTACACGCAGCCGCCCTATGGGAAGGCCGCATGAGCGACGAACAGAAGCTCTGGCAGGTGCTGGGGAGCCGCGACCTGCTCGACGCCAGCCCCTATCTCAAGGTGCGGGCGGAGACGGTCCGGCTGCCGGACGGGCGGACGGTGGAGAACTATTACCAGCTCGACCAGCCCGACTTCGCGCTGATGTATGTGGAGACCGAGGGCGGCAAGGTCGTGATGCTGCGCACTTACAAGCACGGTCCCCGCCGCGTCAGCCTGACCTTCCCCGCCGGCGCCATCGAACCCGGCGAAGACCCTCTGGCCGCCGCCAAGCGCGAACTGCTGGAGGAGACCGGCTATGCCGCCGAGGACTGGACGGCGCTGGGCGGCTTCGTGGTCGGGGCCAATTCCAAAGGCAGCACCTGCCACATGTTCCATGCCAAGGGCGCCCGCAAGGTGGCGGAACCCGACCATGGCGACCTTGAGGACATGCGGGTCGAGCTGCACAGCACCCGCGACCTGATCGACGCGGCGGCGCGAGGCGAC from Azospirillum ramasamyi includes:
- the radA gene encoding DNA repair protein RadA, with product MAKPTTRFVCQACGASFPKWAGKCDACGEWNSLVEEAAPDSAPKGLGSARGRRIDFVGLQGSSEAPPRRMTGIAEFDRVCGGGLVPGSAILIGGDPGIGKSTLLLQAMARLAQDHRCAYVSGEEAVDQVRLRAQRLGCASAPVDLASATSVRDIVASLDDAKGPEVIVIDSIQTMYMDNLDSAPGTVAQVRASAQELIRVAKRRGVVLLLVGHVTKEGMIAGPRVLEHMVDTVLYFEGERGHQFRILRAVKNRFGPTDEIGVFEMGDGGLGEVANPSALFLAERRGDVSGAAVFAGMEGTRPVLVEVQALVAPSPLGTPRRAVVGWDSARLAMVLAVLEARCGVQIGANDVYLNVAGGLRITEPAADLAVAAALVSSLTGEPVPADAVVFGEIGLSGEVRAVGQSDTRLKEAAKLGFSSAIFPARRTGKKGSRGDNGLKTVELQQLGELMPLFQSQGSAGRPPLRRPHDDNDTRRWRDDEFI
- a CDS encoding CvpA family protein; amino-acid sequence: MDNLPVNPVDIVVIAVLLLSALLAFSRGMVAEVVSVAAWAGAAVITLYALPHVLPYAQIYIRFEMLAYAASAVGVFIVSLIVLSLLGRSLSRGVQASGLSALDRTLGFVFGLAKGAVLVSIAYLFFLWLVPNPAEQPVWLQEAKTRPFLAKGAETLYGFVPENLRREGLGQMDVARDRARQAMEAKQALDRLSTPVPSSAKTGGAQAPDTGYKDRDRADLERLMQNNAR
- a CDS encoding NUDIX hydrolase; this translates as MSDEQKLWQVLGSRDLLDASPYLKVRAETVRLPDGRTVENYYQLDQPDFALMYVETEGGKVVMLRTYKHGPRRVSLTFPAGAIEPGEDPLAAAKRELLEETGYAAEDWTALGGFVVGANSKGSTCHMFHAKGARKVAEPDHGDLEDMRVELHSTRDLIDAAARGDYAVLPVVAMLGAMLMPELREGLGMAARSVR
- the map gene encoding type I methionyl aminopeptidase yields the protein MDKEGKRIVLHGPEGFAALRKAGRLAAETLDYITPFVVPGVSTGRLDKLIEEFQRDRGGIPATLGYHGYPACSCISPNHIVNHGIPSDEKKLVEGDIVNIDVTVILDGWYGDSSRMYFVGEKIGVKARKLVDLTYRCMMAGIAQAKPGNHLGDIGHAIQTMAEAARCSVVRDFGGHGIGQVFHDAPHVDHFGKPGTGVELRPGMVFTVEPMINAGRHEVKILSDGWTTVTRDRSLSAQFEHQIGITEDGCEIFTLSPAGYTQPPYGKAA